A window of Mucilaginibacter paludis DSM 18603 contains these coding sequences:
- a CDS encoding VOC family protein, giving the protein MQKITPFLWFDNNLEEALDFYTTIFKNSKVSHVSRLPDGAPGGKGKMLTATFELEGQEFMGLNGGPMYSFTQGVSFFVKCETQEEIDYYWDKLSADGQEIKCGWLKDKFGLPWQIVPPALGELLSNPDPAKSQRVMQAMMAMVKLDIAVLKAASESG; this is encoded by the coding sequence ATGCAAAAAATAACCCCGTTTTTATGGTTTGATAATAACCTGGAAGAGGCTCTTGATTTTTATACTACGATATTTAAAAATTCGAAAGTTAGCCATGTTAGCCGCTTGCCCGACGGTGCACCCGGCGGTAAAGGCAAGATGCTTACGGCCACGTTTGAGTTGGAGGGACAAGAGTTTATGGGGTTAAACGGCGGCCCGATGTATAGCTTTACACAAGGTGTTTCTTTTTTTGTGAAGTGCGAAACCCAGGAAGAGATTGATTATTATTGGGATAAACTATCTGCCGACGGACAGGAAATTAAATGCGGTTGGCTGAAGGATAAGTTTGGCTTACCTTGGCAAATTGTGCCACCGGCTTTAGGAGAGCTACTCAGTAACCCGGATCCGGCAAAATCGCAGCGGGTAATGCAGGCGATGATGGCGATGGTGAAGCTGGATATAGCAGTGTTGAAGGCTGCGAGTGAGTCGGGCTGA
- a CDS encoding sugar O-acetyltransferase gives MTEKEKMVAGLPYRANDAELIELRTQVRKILGPYNQVGMHETEAQTAMLGQILGKKGEGSWIEPPFYCDYGFNISVGKDFYMNFDGVILDVAAVTIGDNVMCGPKVQILAATHSIDPTERNFSGTELGKPVTIGHRVWLGAGVIICPGVTIGDEAVIGAGSVVTRDIPSRVFAAGNPCRVIKVI, from the coding sequence ATGACAGAAAAAGAAAAAATGGTAGCCGGGCTGCCCTACCGCGCCAACGATGCCGAATTGATCGAACTGCGTACCCAGGTTCGAAAGATATTAGGTCCCTACAACCAGGTTGGCATGCATGAAACCGAAGCCCAAACAGCCATGCTCGGGCAGATACTTGGCAAAAAAGGCGAAGGGAGTTGGATTGAGCCTCCATTTTATTGCGACTATGGCTTCAATATCTCGGTAGGTAAAGATTTCTACATGAATTTTGATGGTGTTATTTTAGATGTTGCAGCGGTAACTATAGGCGATAATGTTATGTGCGGCCCCAAAGTGCAGATCCTTGCAGCCACCCACAGCATCGATCCTACGGAACGAAACTTTTCGGGTACCGAACTGGGTAAGCCGGTTACCATCGGTCACCGCGTATGGCTGGGCGCCGGTGTAATTATTTGCCCCGGCGTAACTATCGGCGATGAAGCCGTAATAGGCGCAGGAAGCGTGGTAACCCGTGATATTCCCAGCCGTGTATTTGCCGCAGGTAACCCTTGCCGGGTAATCAAAGTGATATAA
- a CDS encoding pyruvate dehydrogenase complex E1 component subunit beta, whose protein sequence is MFADAKTLDLTTGMREIQFREALREAMNEEMRKDETIYLMGEEVAEYNGAYKVSQGMLDEFGAKRVIDTPISELGFAGIAIGSAMNGLKPIVEFMTFNFSLVAIDQVINGAAKIMSMSGGQFSVPIVFRGPTGNAGMLSSQHSQCFENWYANCPGLKVVVPSNPADAKGLLKSAIIDPDPVIFMESELMYGDKGEVPEETYYIEIGKAKVVSEGSDVTLVGFGKIMKVVIAAAQELAKEGIKAEVIDLRTVRPIDYDTVIASVKKTNRLVIVEESWPLGSIATEVAFKVQKDAFDYLDAPILRIMGGDVPLPYAPTLIQEYLPNPEKVVKAVKEVMYVRK, encoded by the coding sequence ATATTTGCAGACGCTAAAACACTTGATTTAACAACAGGAATGAGAGAAATACAATTCAGAGAAGCACTTCGCGAAGCAATGAACGAAGAAATGCGCAAGGACGAAACAATTTATCTGATGGGTGAAGAAGTTGCCGAATATAACGGTGCTTATAAAGTAAGCCAGGGTATGTTAGATGAATTTGGCGCAAAACGTGTTATCGACACACCAATATCTGAGTTGGGCTTCGCCGGTATCGCTATTGGTTCTGCCATGAACGGCTTAAAACCAATTGTCGAGTTCATGACGTTCAACTTCTCATTGGTAGCCATTGACCAGGTTATTAACGGCGCGGCCAAAATCATGTCGATGAGTGGTGGGCAATTTTCTGTGCCTATCGTATTCCGTGGCCCAACAGGTAACGCGGGTATGTTAAGCTCGCAACACAGCCAATGCTTTGAAAACTGGTATGCTAACTGCCCCGGTTTAAAGGTTGTTGTTCCGTCAAACCCGGCAGATGCCAAAGGTTTATTAAAATCAGCAATTATTGATCCGGATCCCGTTATCTTCATGGAATCGGAATTAATGTATGGCGATAAAGGCGAAGTACCAGAAGAGACTTACTATATTGAAATTGGCAAAGCCAAGGTTGTTAGCGAAGGTAGCGATGTTACTTTAGTTGGCTTTGGTAAAATAATGAAAGTTGTTATAGCAGCCGCCCAGGAACTGGCCAAAGAAGGTATTAAAGCTGAAGTAATTGATTTACGTACTGTACGCCCAATTGATTATGATACTGTAATAGCTTCGGTTAAAAAAACAAACCGTTTGGTTATTGTTGAAGAAAGCTGGCCATTAGGTTCAATAGCTACCGAAGTTGCCTTTAAAGTACAAAAGGATGCTTTTGATTATTTAGATGCGCCTATCCTGCGTATTATGGGTGGTGATGTTCCATTGCCTTACGCGCCTACTTTGATCCAGGAATACTTACCAAATCCTGAAAAAGTGGTTAAAGCGGTAAAAGAAGTAATGTACGTTAGAAAATAA
- a CDS encoding glycosyltransferase, which produces MSSNKQVFQADTPGRWTRFKWLSRLLVVVLICGVVGAVITITSKEYPLLPNLTEAPKKISKEELEALKHSTKYKDFKLQKAQIQELRHNLRLHQLKHPSNKDRINAAFYVNWDTQSFNSLADHIGKLDMIVSEWFFIAPNADTVNAKIDTALMRLNKKYKKPIIAQISNYVNVNNVKGGWDTKDVERIIASKKARTTFINSVIAKLVKYNLQGVNVDFEDLKDRNSANFITFQKELYAALHPRGLLVTQDIVPQNDEYDVEELVKYNDYLFVMAYDQHTESSNDGDISHQHWVEAILDDICEKIPSSKVILVVGAYGYDWPENSIGKNITYQQAISTAYEHKSKIIFNPESANLHYKYTDLNSMPHSVYFTDAITNFNIIRMADDWATAGIALWRLGSEDPRLWSFFDKNLSLDSLHKTGVDTAKLTTVGLNNRIDYAGDGEVLDLVSTPSPGKIKISIDPKTFTITNQDYIKLPTKYVIRKYGYAPKKVVLTFDDGPDPDYTPQILEILKREKVPAAFFVVGSMVEKNIPLLRQEYEAGYEIGNHTFFHPDISTVSLQRVTLELNATRRLIESITGRSTILFRAPFNADAEPQTIAEVIPVALSRQQSYINIGESIDPHDWEPGVTADSIIARVKAQADAGSMILLHDAGGDTREETVKALPEIIHFFKSKGYQFTTIADVLGKTKNDLMPPITDDADSGIVGSLYNMFILSVFYGNWFLLYLFFSAIFLAMGRVILIGILALRQFFEDKKEVAERLANVNLPPVSIIVPAYNEEVTATKTIQSLLETKYKEFEIIFVDDGSKDKTFEIVKAAYEGNPRVKILTKPNGGKASALNFGISQASHEFVICIDADTQLKDDAVYHLMTYFTDEEIGAVAGTVKVGNENNMITRWQSIEYITAQNMDRRAFDLLNSITVVPGAIGAFRKAAITKAGGFTYDTLAEDCDLTMRILKQDYIIKNCAEAIAYTEAPESINMLLKQRFRWSFGVMQSFWKNRDALFNKKYKFFGMVGMPNILIFQIILPLFSPLADLMMILGLFGDHREKILIYYVAFVVVDLIVGVIAFRLERENYKKLIYIIPQRFIWRQLMYYVLFKSIRRAVKGELSGWGVLKRTGNVTVKDTPTNT; this is translated from the coding sequence ATGTCGTCTAATAAACAAGTTTTTCAGGCAGACACTCCCGGAAGATGGACACGCTTTAAGTGGCTCAGCCGATTGTTAGTTGTTGTTTTAATATGCGGTGTAGTGGGTGCTGTGATCACCATAACATCAAAAGAGTATCCCCTGCTGCCTAATTTAACTGAAGCACCCAAAAAAATTTCGAAAGAAGAGTTAGAGGCCTTAAAGCATTCAACCAAGTACAAGGATTTTAAATTACAGAAAGCGCAGATCCAGGAGCTCAGGCACAACTTACGCTTGCACCAGTTAAAGCACCCGAGCAACAAGGACCGTATCAATGCAGCCTTTTATGTAAACTGGGATACACAATCATTCAATTCGCTTGCAGATCATATCGGAAAGCTGGATATGATTGTGAGCGAATGGTTTTTTATAGCCCCTAACGCCGATACCGTTAATGCTAAAATTGATACGGCATTAATGCGTCTCAATAAAAAGTATAAAAAGCCCATCATCGCCCAGATCTCCAATTATGTAAACGTAAATAACGTTAAAGGCGGCTGGGATACTAAAGATGTTGAGCGTATTATAGCCAGCAAAAAAGCTCGTACAACCTTTATCAACAGCGTTATTGCCAAATTGGTTAAATATAATTTACAGGGGGTAAATGTTGATTTTGAAGACCTGAAAGACCGCAATAGCGCCAATTTTATCACCTTTCAGAAAGAGCTTTACGCAGCCCTGCACCCCAGGGGTTTATTAGTGACCCAGGATATTGTACCTCAGAATGATGAATACGACGTTGAAGAGCTGGTAAAATATAACGATTACCTGTTTGTAATGGCTTATGATCAGCATACCGAATCAAGCAACGATGGCGATATCTCCCACCAGCACTGGGTTGAAGCGATTTTGGATGATATTTGCGAAAAAATACCCAGCAGCAAAGTAATATTAGTTGTTGGAGCTTATGGTTATGACTGGCCCGAAAACAGCATCGGTAAAAACATCACCTATCAACAAGCTATCAGTACCGCTTATGAGCATAAAAGCAAGATTATTTTTAATCCCGAATCTGCCAATTTGCATTATAAGTATACCGACCTTAATAGCATGCCTCACTCGGTATATTTTACCGATGCAATAACTAATTTCAACATTATCCGCATGGCCGATGATTGGGCCACAGCTGGCATAGCCCTTTGGCGCTTAGGCTCTGAAGATCCTCGCCTGTGGAGTTTTTTCGACAAGAACCTTTCGCTCGATTCGCTACACAAAACCGGTGTTGATACCGCTAAACTAACCACAGTAGGCTTAAATAACCGGATTGACTACGCGGGTGATGGCGAGGTACTCGACCTGGTTTCAACACCATCCCCCGGTAAAATCAAAATATCCATTGATCCTAAAACGTTCACCATCACCAATCAGGATTATATTAAACTGCCTACCAAGTACGTAATACGGAAATACGGTTATGCGCCTAAAAAGGTGGTATTAACGTTTGACGATGGTCCCGATCCGGATTACACGCCCCAGATACTTGAAATATTAAAACGGGAAAAGGTACCCGCAGCGTTTTTCGTAGTAGGGTCGATGGTTGAAAAAAACATCCCCTTGCTACGGCAGGAGTACGAAGCAGGGTACGAAATTGGCAATCATACCTTCTTCCATCCCGATATATCAACGGTAAGCCTTCAGCGGGTTACCCTCGAGTTAAATGCCACACGGCGGCTCATCGAATCAATCACCGGGCGCAGCACCATCCTGTTCAGGGCGCCCTTTAATGCCGATGCCGAGCCGCAAACTATTGCCGAGGTAATTCCGGTAGCGTTAAGCCGCCAGCAAAGCTATATCAACATCGGCGAATCCATCGATCCGCACGACTGGGAACCCGGCGTAACAGCAGATAGTATTATAGCAAGGGTTAAAGCCCAGGCAGATGCAGGCTCCATGATATTGCTGCACGATGCAGGTGGTGATACCCGCGAAGAAACCGTAAAGGCCCTTCCCGAAATTATTCACTTTTTTAAAAGCAAGGGCTACCAGTTTACAACCATTGCCGATGTGTTGGGTAAAACTAAAAACGACTTGATGCCGCCCATCACCGACGATGCCGATAGCGGCATAGTAGGCAGCCTGTACAACATGTTTATACTATCGGTTTTTTATGGCAACTGGTTTTTATTATACCTGTTTTTCTCGGCCATATTTTTGGCGATGGGCAGGGTAATATTAATTGGCATTTTGGCTTTAAGGCAGTTTTTTGAAGATAAAAAAGAAGTTGCCGAGCGCTTGGCTAACGTTAACCTGCCACCGGTGAGCATCATTGTACCTGCATATAACGAGGAGGTGACGGCTACAAAAACGATCCAGAGCTTACTGGAAACCAAATACAAAGAATTCGAGATCATTTTTGTAGACGATGGCTCAAAGGATAAAACCTTCGAGATTGTTAAAGCCGCTTACGAAGGAAACCCACGTGTTAAAATACTAACCAAACCCAACGGTGGAAAAGCATCGGCATTAAACTTTGGCATCAGCCAGGCCAGCCACGAGTTTGTGATCTGTATTGATGCCGATACGCAATTAAAAGACGACGCGGTTTATCATTTAATGACTTATTTTACCGATGAGGAAATAGGGGCCGTTGCCGGGACAGTTAAAGTTGGTAACGAAAACAACATGATCACCAGATGGCAGTCCATCGAATACATTACAGCCCAGAATATGGACCGCCGCGCGTTCGATCTGCTGAACAGCATCACCGTTGTTCCGGGTGCTATTGGTGCCTTTCGCAAAGCGGCTATCACCAAGGCAGGAGGTTTTACTTACGATACCCTTGCCGAAGATTGCGATTTAACTATGCGCATTCTGAAGCAGGATTATATTATCAAGAACTGCGCCGAAGCGATTGCCTATACCGAGGCGCCCGAATCAATCAACATGTTGCTTAAGCAACGTTTTAGATGGAGCTTTGGCGTAATGCAAAGTTTCTGGAAAAACAGAGACGCCCTGTTTAACAAAAAGTATAAGTTTTTTGGGATGGTGGGTATGCCCAACATCCTGATCTTCCAGATTATACTGCCGCTATTTTCACCTCTGGCCGACTTGATGATGATACTCGGCTTATTTGGCGATCATCGCGAAAAAATCCTGATTTATTACGTAGCCTTTGTGGTTGTGGATCTGATTGTAGGTGTAATTGCCTTCCGGCTGGAAAGAGAGAATTATAAAAAATTGATATACATTATTCCACAGCGTTTTATATGGCGCCAGTTAATGTATTATGTACTTTTTAAATCCATCCGCCGTGCGGTAAAAGGCGAATTAAGCGGTTGGGGGGTTTTAAAACGTACTGGAAACGTTACCGTTAAGGATACACCCACGAATACCTGA
- a CDS encoding FeoB-associated Cys-rich membrane protein, with translation MNFQIVIILLLFAAALFYLGRMVYHSISAKKSCGSNCKCGVDFSNIDQIKPGK, from the coding sequence ATGAATTTTCAGATCGTTATTATTTTATTACTTTTTGCAGCAGCCCTGTTTTACCTGGGCCGGATGGTATATCATAGTATCTCTGCAAAAAAGAGCTGTGGCTCAAACTGTAAATGTGGCGTCGATTTTTCAAACATCGATCAAATTAAACCTGGCAAATAA
- a CDS encoding ATP-grasp domain-containing protein, with translation MVPSARTAFNANFANAKYQSFLRELNAGLSRPIEFRVAETPVFIDEAFKNKLIVAGNDIIDTILRPDFKNLTEKAIPQNWKVAKENDHPHFIALDFGVCKNPEGELVPKLIELQGFPSLFGFQVHLAEHYQQTFQIPDRDWTIYFSGLDKEAYIALLKKTIVGPYQPEEVVLMDVSAYDQKTVVDFLITQQYLHIPIIALQDLKQLGNQLFYEVNGQLKQIKRIYNRLIFDEIENDHKLLNAMVDIRQPLDVEWITHPNWFYRISKYTMPFLNGDYVPKTYFVDQLGEIPADLENFVLKPLFSFAGQGVIIDVKKNDIESLSDKHNWILQQKVNYEPAIQAPDGGVKAEIRLLYLWPDGDRKPTLAINLTRLSKGKMIGVRYNQDFDWVGGTVAFIKNKME, from the coding sequence ATGGTACCATCAGCAAGAACCGCGTTTAACGCCAATTTCGCAAACGCAAAATACCAGTCGTTTTTAAGGGAGCTCAATGCCGGCCTTTCAAGGCCAATTGAATTCAGGGTGGCAGAAACGCCGGTTTTTATTGACGAGGCTTTCAAAAATAAACTGATAGTTGCGGGCAATGATATTATAGACACTATATTACGCCCCGATTTTAAAAACTTAACGGAAAAAGCCATACCCCAAAACTGGAAAGTTGCCAAAGAGAACGACCATCCACATTTTATTGCGCTCGATTTTGGGGTATGTAAAAACCCCGAAGGCGAACTGGTACCCAAACTGATTGAATTGCAAGGCTTCCCGTCTTTGTTCGGCTTCCAGGTGCATCTGGCAGAGCATTATCAGCAAACCTTCCAAATTCCGGACAGGGACTGGACGATTTACTTTAGCGGATTGGATAAAGAGGCTTACATCGCTTTGCTAAAAAAAACAATCGTTGGCCCTTACCAGCCCGAAGAAGTGGTTTTAATGGATGTAAGCGCTTACGATCAAAAAACGGTTGTAGACTTCCTAATCACACAACAATACCTGCATATCCCCATAATTGCCCTGCAGGATTTAAAACAGCTGGGCAACCAATTATTTTATGAAGTAAACGGCCAGCTAAAACAGATTAAAAGAATTTATAACCGCCTGATATTTGACGAGATTGAAAACGACCATAAGCTTTTAAACGCGATGGTTGATATACGACAACCACTTGACGTAGAGTGGATAACGCACCCCAACTGGTTTTACCGCATTAGTAAATACACCATGCCTTTTTTAAATGGCGATTATGTACCGAAAACTTATTTTGTTGATCAGTTGGGCGAAATCCCCGCCGATTTGGAAAATTTTGTATTGAAACCGCTCTTTTCATTTGCGGGGCAAGGGGTTATTATCGACGTCAAAAAAAACGATATTGAAAGCCTCAGCGATAAGCATAACTGGATATTGCAACAAAAAGTAAATTACGAACCCGCCATACAAGCCCCTGATGGAGGGGTTAAAGCTGAAATAAGATTGTTGTATCTTTGGCCAGATGGAGACCGAAAGCCCACCCTTGCTATCAACCTTACGCGGCTAAGTAAGGGTAAAATGATTGGTGTGCGTTATAACCAGGATTTTGACTGGGTGGGAGGCACTGTAGCCTTTATAAAAAATAAAATGGAATAG
- a CDS encoding type 1 glutamine amidotransferase, with translation MQTDKPEIKAAIIDLYEDYPNQGMRSFQDLLKQYKAKHNVNLTYQIFDLRGKNEVPSLDFDVYISSGGPGSPIDSEGTEWERQYWDLIDAIDTHNQSDAIQKKHVLFVCHSFQLMCRRLKLGDVNMRNAESFGIFPTHLTEDGKNEVLFEGLADPFYIVDSREWQVINPNEQRFEETGAQLLSLEKERPHVPLPRAMMAIRFNKYFFGTQFHPEADPEGMKIHFADDEKKELIINEYGQARYDDMLNSLAHPDKIVLTHQTIIPNFLYQALQSLQEE, from the coding sequence ATGCAGACAGATAAACCCGAAATAAAGGCAGCCATTATAGATTTATATGAAGACTACCCTAATCAGGGCATGCGCAGTTTTCAGGATCTGCTTAAACAATATAAAGCCAAACATAACGTCAATTTAACTTACCAGATTTTTGATCTGCGCGGCAAAAATGAAGTGCCGTCCCTTGATTTCGATGTATACATATCAAGTGGGGGTCCGGGAAGCCCGATCGATTCCGAGGGTACCGAATGGGAGCGCCAATACTGGGATCTGATTGATGCTATCGACACACATAACCAATCAGATGCCATTCAAAAAAAACACGTGCTTTTTGTTTGCCATTCCTTCCAACTGATGTGCCGCCGCTTAAAGTTGGGCGATGTTAACATGCGGAATGCCGAGTCGTTTGGTATTTTCCCCACCCACCTTACCGAAGACGGCAAAAACGAAGTTCTGTTTGAAGGCCTGGCCGATCCTTTTTATATCGTGGATTCGCGCGAATGGCAAGTAATTAACCCAAACGAACAACGTTTTGAAGAAACTGGTGCACAATTACTTTCGCTCGAAAAAGAGCGTCCACATGTTCCGCTACCACGCGCCATGATGGCTATCCGTTTTAACAAATATTTTTTTGGAACACAGTTTCACCCCGAGGCTGATCCGGAAGGGATGAAGATCCATTTTGCCGATGATGAGAAAAAAGAACTCATTATCAACGAATACGGGCAGGCGCGCTATGATGATATGTTGAATAGCCTTGCCCATCCGGATAAAATAGTACTTACCCATCAAACTATCATCCCTAACTTTTTATACCAGGCTTTGCAAAGCCTGCAGGAGGAATGA